The genomic DNA AGCGGCGGATGCGTTGTCGCCCCAAAGCCTCGGAATATTGCCCGAAACCGCGGCTTTGGGGTGACAACGCATCCGCCGAGCCCAAAGACCGCACATCCACGGCGCAAGCCGCTACAGCGGGCGCATGCGCACGCTCATGTCGAGGGGCTTGGCGGAGAAGGGCGCCGTGGTGGCCAGGCCGTCCACGCCGGTTGCCGCGTACGCGCCCGCGTTCTGCGGGTTCACGCCGCCGGCCGCGATGAGCGTGACGTGCGGGTCGATGGCGCGCAGCTCGCGCACAAGCGGCTCCAGCTCGTCAACGGGGACCTTGTCCACCTGGATGCCGTCAACGCCAGCGCGCGCCAGCACGCGGGCACGCTCGGCATCAGCCTCCACAAACAGCTTCTTCTCAACGCAGCGGCCCTTGATATCCGGCAGCTGCTCCACGAACGCCTCGAAGCCGCCGAAGAACGTGAGGTGATGGTCGAACACCAGCACCGTCTCGGACAGCCCCAGCCGGTGCGGGAACGCCCCTCCCGCCATGACGGCCTCGGTCAGCAGGTCTTTCGCGCCCGGCATGCTCTTGCGCGTGGTCAGCACCTCGCAGCGCGGGTTCTCCGCGTGGGCCGCGTCCACCATCGCGCGGGTTTTCGTGGCCACGGCCGACATATGGTCGAACACGTTGAGGCACACCTTCCACGCCGCATGCAGGTCGCCCGCGGTGCCGCGCACGCGGAAGAACGCCT from Eggerthella lenta DSM 2243 includes the following:
- the modD gene encoding ModD protein, which produces MLRISDTRIDGFIAEDVPYVDLTCAVLGIGDEPGEMEYFTREDCVLAGANVVARIMGKLGCDVVEARRDGERATAGEAFFRVRGTAGDLHAAWKVCLNVFDHMSAVATKTRAMVDAAHAENPRCEVLTTRKSMPGAKDLLTEAVMAGGAFPHRLGLSETVLVFDHHLTFFGGFEAFVEQLPDIKGRCVEKKLFVEADAERARVLARAGVDGIQVDKVPVDELEPLVRELRAIDPHVTLIAAGGVNPQNAGAYAATGVDGLATTAPFSAKPLDMSVRMRPL